Proteins found in one Echinimonas agarilytica genomic segment:
- a CDS encoding gamma-glutamyltransferase family protein, with protein sequence MHNNIAFTAPHQGAAEIGLNVLKQGGNAVDAMVAAAAAISVLYPHMNSLAGDGFWLIQRPGEAPRAIDASGTAAKMATPHWYQHQNFQSIPPRGGPAALTIGGTLDGWRLARQIISETHTPAELSELLAPAVNLAKNGIKVTESLASASRKVESDMSGLPLYKALFMPLKQPLITGQVFTNTALAETLERLANEGTDTFYRGELAAHIAASLEQQGSPIRYSDLANYHAQEVTPLSVELKSATLYNLPAPSQGIASLLILAIYDAIFDPQWTEAERIHGLIEATKRAFIIRDAEVTDPSRVSEHWPQLLSSETIKKLADDVTAQALPWPHVAEPGDTVWMGCTDADGTMVSFIQSVYWEFGSGVVIPGTGLVWNNRGASFSLEPNHINSLAPGLKPFHTLNPAMAMLNNGHRMSYGTMGGEGQPQTQAALLSRYLFDGMEINAAIAKDRWLLGRTWGETDHDLKMEHGLYQEFAETLQHMGHTIRPVPACNELMGHAGAIIRHSNGALEAASDPRSDGAGLISKVEAHH encoded by the coding sequence ATGCATAACAACATCGCCTTCACGGCTCCTCACCAAGGTGCTGCTGAGATTGGTTTAAATGTTTTAAAGCAAGGCGGCAATGCCGTTGACGCCATGGTTGCTGCTGCCGCCGCAATTTCTGTGCTTTATCCACATATGAATAGTCTGGCTGGAGACGGCTTTTGGCTCATTCAACGGCCCGGAGAAGCGCCTCGGGCAATTGATGCCAGTGGCACCGCCGCTAAAATGGCAACACCGCACTGGTATCAGCATCAAAACTTCCAGTCGATCCCCCCCCGAGGGGGGCCTGCGGCACTCACCATTGGCGGCACGCTAGACGGTTGGCGTTTAGCCCGCCAAATTATATCGGAAACGCATACTCCCGCGGAGTTGTCTGAGTTACTCGCACCTGCGGTGAATCTGGCTAAAAACGGTATTAAGGTCACAGAGAGTCTTGCCTCGGCCAGCCGCAAAGTTGAATCAGACATGAGCGGATTGCCATTATACAAAGCGCTCTTTATGCCGCTCAAGCAGCCCTTAATCACCGGACAAGTTTTCACAAACACGGCATTGGCCGAAACTTTAGAGCGATTGGCCAATGAGGGAACCGACACGTTTTATCGTGGAGAGCTGGCAGCGCACATCGCGGCTTCACTGGAGCAGCAAGGCAGTCCAATACGCTACAGTGATTTAGCCAATTATCATGCACAAGAAGTAACACCACTGTCGGTGGAATTGAAATCTGCCACCTTGTACAACCTTCCAGCGCCCTCTCAAGGGATCGCGTCATTACTTATTTTAGCCATTTACGACGCAATATTTGATCCCCAATGGACTGAGGCTGAACGGATTCATGGCCTCATTGAAGCCACTAAACGCGCTTTTATCATTCGCGATGCCGAAGTGACTGATCCAAGCCGTGTGAGTGAACATTGGCCGCAATTACTCTCGTCTGAAACGATCAAAAAATTGGCCGATGACGTGACGGCTCAAGCCCTACCTTGGCCTCATGTAGCGGAGCCCGGTGATACCGTTTGGATGGGCTGCACTGACGCTGACGGCACCATGGTAAGTTTTATTCAAAGTGTGTATTGGGAGTTTGGCTCGGGTGTGGTGATTCCAGGTACGGGACTAGTTTGGAATAATCGAGGCGCGAGCTTCAGCTTAGAGCCCAATCATATTAATTCTCTAGCGCCCGGCCTGAAGCCATTTCATACCTTGAACCCTGCAATGGCAATGCTCAACAATGGCCACCGAATGAGTTACGGCACCATGGGCGGAGAAGGACAACCTCAAACCCAAGCCGCGCTTCTTAGCCGATATTTATTTGATGGCATGGAGATCAACGCTGCCATTGCGAAAGACCGTTGGTTACTGGGTCGCACATGGGGTGAAACCGATCATGACTTAAAAATGGAACACGGTTTATACCAAGAATTCGCTGAAACACTTCAACACATGGGGCACACCATTCGCCCCGTGCCTGCATGCAATGAATTAATGGGGCACGCTGGCGCCATTATCCGCCATTCAAATGGAGCGTTAGAGGCGGCTTCTGATCCGCGCAGTGATGGCGCAGGCCTTATATCTAAAGTCGAGGCGCACCATTAA
- a CDS encoding allantoate amidohydrolase, with protein sequence MDLSTALHSQAMAQQIMQWCDQLAQISAKPNGIHRFYLTPEHKACNQQVAKWMEQAGMTAFEDAAGNLVGRLTSAVPNAKTLMIGSHLDTIPNAGRYDGILGVLLPIAAIRQLNSLGIELPYHIDVLGFGDEEGIRFGSTLLGSRAVAGTWQSDWWQLEDTNGVTMAEAFESFGLEPDSIGKAAYLPQQLIGYLEVHIEQGPVLEQQQLAVGIVSAIAGARRFQIHFEGFAGHAGTVPMTMRQDALVAAAEAICQIEAMAKTAGIVATVGHIECRPNAVNVIPGSVRFSLDIRSVDDHQRDSTLDSIEQQLDEICAKRNLKWHWHSIHDAAAVHCAPWLMEQQQQTLEALEQEPLCLMSGAGHDAMALAEITDIAMYFVRCKGGISHHPDESITKEDVVVALDTLRTALVQFSQQERFSQVL encoded by the coding sequence ATGGATCTAAGCACAGCTTTACACAGCCAAGCGATGGCGCAACAAATTATGCAATGGTGCGATCAATTGGCTCAGATCAGCGCTAAGCCCAATGGCATCCATCGATTTTATCTAACCCCAGAGCACAAAGCTTGCAACCAACAAGTTGCAAAGTGGATGGAGCAAGCGGGGATGACCGCCTTTGAAGATGCCGCAGGAAACTTGGTGGGGCGACTGACCAGTGCTGTACCGAATGCCAAAACGCTCATGATTGGCTCGCACTTAGATACCATTCCAAATGCTGGGCGTTACGACGGAATTTTAGGCGTACTCTTACCTATTGCCGCAATTCGTCAGCTCAATAGTTTGGGCATTGAACTCCCCTATCATATTGATGTGTTGGGGTTTGGCGATGAAGAAGGAATTCGGTTTGGCTCCACGCTATTGGGCAGCAGAGCCGTTGCTGGAACATGGCAATCAGACTGGTGGCAGCTTGAAGATACCAATGGCGTAACGATGGCCGAAGCCTTTGAATCCTTTGGCCTTGAGCCCGACTCCATTGGCAAGGCCGCATACCTGCCCCAGCAATTAATTGGCTACCTTGAAGTTCATATCGAGCAAGGCCCTGTATTGGAGCAACAACAACTTGCTGTTGGCATTGTTTCTGCCATCGCAGGAGCCCGACGCTTTCAGATTCATTTTGAAGGCTTTGCCGGACACGCGGGAACGGTGCCAATGACGATGCGACAAGATGCATTGGTCGCTGCCGCCGAAGCTATATGCCAAATTGAAGCAATGGCTAAAACAGCAGGCATTGTCGCCACAGTGGGACACATTGAATGCCGTCCTAACGCAGTTAACGTGATACCCGGTTCCGTTCGGTTTTCGCTAGACATTCGCTCGGTGGATGACCACCAACGAGATTCAACTCTAGACTCCATTGAACAGCAACTGGATGAGATCTGCGCGAAGCGAAACCTTAAATGGCATTGGCATTCCATTCACGATGCAGCAGCCGTGCATTGCGCGCCTTGGTTAATGGAGCAACAACAGCAAACATTAGAAGCGCTTGAACAAGAGCCTCTTTGCCTAATGAGTGGCGCAGGACACGATGCGATGGCACTGGCTGAAATTACAGACATTGCCATGTATTTCGTGCGCTGCAAAGGTGGAATTAGTCACCACCCAGACGAATCCATTACAAAAGAAGATGTGGTTGTTGCGCTCGACACCCTGCGCACTGCACTGGTTCAATTCAGCCAACAAGAACGTTTCTCTCAAGTTTTGTAG
- a CDS encoding ExbD/TolR family protein, giving the protein MNDNSFFMNQEEESQIDLTPMLDVVFIMLIFFIVTSTFVKESGVDVTRPDAETAVVTESNSIQIGITSANQVFMDKRQIDKRAIRANVEKSLAENPGAAVIIVADQDSNTSTLIDVMDQARLAGATSVSVASEDK; this is encoded by the coding sequence ATGAACGATAATTCGTTTTTTATGAACCAAGAAGAAGAAAGTCAGATTGATTTAACGCCCATGTTAGATGTGGTGTTTATCATGTTGATCTTCTTTATCGTCACCTCGACTTTCGTCAAAGAATCTGGCGTAGATGTGACGCGTCCCGATGCCGAAACAGCCGTTGTGACCGAGTCCAATAGCATTCAAATTGGCATTACCTCGGCCAATCAAGTGTTCATGGACAAGCGTCAAATCGACAAACGCGCCATTCGCGCAAACGTCGAGAAATCATTGGCTGAAAACCCAGGCGCTGCGGTCATTATTGTGGCGGATCAAGACTCCAATACAAGCACCTTGATTGACGTAATGGATCAAGCTCGATTGGCTGGCGCAACATCTGTGTCGGTGGCGTCGGAGGACAAGTAA
- a CDS encoding pyridoxal-phosphate-dependent aminotransferase family protein: MSNSYSVADHLLQPFSPPPRLLMGPGPITVDPRVLRAMSAQLVGQYDPTMTQCMNDTMALYRGVFQTQNEWTLLVDGTSRAGIEAVLVSLLEPGEKVLVPVFGRFGHLLCEIAERCGAEVHKIETAWGEVFSPEQIEQAIIKVKPKVLAIVQGDTSTTMLQPLEDLGEICQRHNVLMYSDATASIGGNPFKSDEWQLDAVSVGLQKCLCGPSGSAPITLSDRAVDTIRRRKHVEAGIRAQHHVDGAGQRIASNYFDLAMIMDYWGDERLNHHTEATTMLYGARECARILMQEGIDNAIARHQLHGDAMAQGIAGLNLKLFGDQTHKMTNVVGVYIPDAVQGESVRHSMLEDFGIEIGTSFGPLHGKIWRIGTMGYNARKDAVLQTLSALEAVLRQHGHHMTPNGGVDAAMIRYKNQPSSS; encoded by the coding sequence ATGTCTAATTCATACTCGGTTGCAGATCATTTGTTGCAGCCTTTTTCACCCCCACCCCGGTTATTAATGGGGCCAGGGCCCATTACTGTTGACCCTCGAGTATTACGCGCCATGTCGGCACAATTGGTCGGTCAATACGATCCAACAATGACGCAATGCATGAACGACACCATGGCGTTGTATCGCGGTGTATTTCAAACTCAAAACGAATGGACATTACTGGTGGATGGTACATCTCGGGCCGGAATTGAAGCGGTATTGGTATCGTTACTTGAACCGGGCGAGAAAGTTCTAGTGCCGGTATTTGGGCGCTTTGGACATTTGCTCTGTGAAATTGCTGAACGCTGCGGTGCAGAAGTTCACAAAATAGAAACGGCATGGGGAGAAGTATTTAGCCCAGAGCAAATCGAGCAAGCCATCATTAAAGTTAAGCCTAAGGTACTTGCCATCGTGCAAGGTGACACTTCCACCACTATGCTGCAACCACTTGAGGATCTTGGAGAGATTTGTCAGCGCCACAACGTACTCATGTACTCAGATGCCACAGCATCAATTGGGGGCAATCCATTTAAGTCTGATGAATGGCAGCTCGATGCGGTTTCAGTGGGCCTGCAAAAATGTTTGTGTGGGCCATCGGGCAGCGCACCTATCACGCTGAGCGATCGTGCCGTTGACACCATTCGTCGCCGTAAACATGTCGAAGCAGGCATTCGAGCTCAGCATCACGTTGATGGTGCAGGGCAACGTATTGCCTCGAATTACTTTGATTTAGCCATGATCATGGATTACTGGGGCGACGAACGCCTCAACCATCACACCGAGGCCACCACGATGCTATACGGCGCACGCGAATGCGCCCGAATCTTAATGCAAGAAGGGATAGACAATGCGATTGCTCGTCATCAATTGCATGGAGACGCAATGGCGCAAGGCATTGCTGGTTTAAATCTCAAACTGTTTGGCGATCAAACTCATAAAATGACCAATGTGGTAGGCGTCTATATCCCAGACGCTGTGCAAGGAGAGTCGGTCAGGCACTCAATGTTAGAAGATTTTGGCATTGAAATTGGCACCTCATTTGGCCCCTTACATGGCAAAATTTGGCGCATTGGCACCATGGGATATAACGCCAGAAAAGATGCGGTGTTACAAACTCTCAGCGCTTTAGAAGCAGTGCTTCGTCAACATGGACACCACATGACTCCCAATGGCGGAGTCGATGCAGCCATGATCCGATACAAGAACCAGCCCAGTAGCAGTTGA
- a CDS encoding sulfite exporter TauE/SafE family protein, whose protein sequence is MEQNLADIIQAWLPIAAAMIGTGVVAGILAGLLGVGGGIVIVPVFYFVLQSIGVPQATAILVATGTSLLVIIPTSLSSIRAHHQRGNIDWPLIKRWAPAMIIGVIAGSQTALLVDGAWVSGLFGIIAILVAMNMLFRAKAAPLAHQLPPMAGQRVMATCIGFFSVMIGIGGGTLGVPTLTSCNYPSHRAVGTAAVFGLLISIPGAITMLLAHTPATAPDGMVGLVNIPGALAIMPLTILLAPFGAWIGSKLDAVLLKKLFAVFLCISGGRMLMQLLGA, encoded by the coding sequence ATGGAACAGAATTTAGCCGACATCATCCAAGCTTGGTTGCCCATTGCCGCAGCAATGATCGGCACAGGAGTCGTTGCCGGGATCCTCGCAGGGCTATTGGGAGTGGGAGGCGGAATCGTCATCGTTCCGGTCTTTTATTTTGTATTACAGAGCATCGGCGTGCCGCAAGCCACTGCAATATTAGTGGCAACCGGTACATCCTTACTGGTCATTATACCCACCAGTCTTTCGTCTATTCGTGCTCACCACCAGCGTGGCAATATTGATTGGCCCTTAATCAAGCGCTGGGCACCAGCCATGATCATAGGCGTTATTGCAGGTAGCCAAACCGCATTGTTAGTTGATGGCGCATGGGTCAGTGGCTTGTTTGGGATTATTGCGATTTTGGTCGCCATGAACATGCTATTTCGAGCCAAGGCTGCACCATTGGCTCATCAACTTCCGCCAATGGCGGGGCAACGTGTGATGGCCACCTGTATCGGATTTTTTTCGGTGATGATCGGTATTGGTGGCGGCACTTTAGGCGTACCTACCCTCACCTCATGCAACTACCCTTCACACAGGGCAGTAGGCACTGCTGCGGTATTTGGTTTACTGATTAGCATTCCCGGTGCCATAACCATGTTGTTAGCACATACGCCGGCCACCGCGCCCGATGGAATGGTTGGCCTAGTCAATATTCCCGGTGCGTTGGCGATTATGCCATTAACCATACTTTTAGCCCCCTTTGGCGCTTGGATTGGCAGCAAGCTTGATGCGGTGCTGCTAAAGAAACTATTTGCTGTATTTTTGTGCATAAGCGGCGGTCGCATGCTGATGCAGTTGTTGGGAGCTTAA
- a CDS encoding tetratricopeptide repeat protein, translating to MKVQTYLHQAVIYATRRFAIPAITAGILMTTPVLAAPDSVSPGTYEELTTIQEQIGNNQIDEANSALLALHSEVEVGSLDEALVLQMLGYTEMSRDNYAKAVDYLRRALELNRLPEKVKYNVGYMVAQLYAAQEKFDDALGFASEWFKTLEKPTPDQYVFMANIFAQTGNYKGAIPYVNQAISSVSEPKESWYQLLIASNFELKQYTQAADALRGAIQHWPNKPSYWEQLASVYVVLDNEKRALATLRLAWKQGVLEKENSVKSMVQLAISRGIPEHGARLLENAMAKEVLPSNAKYLDLLANAWVAAKEQQQAIQAFEQLAQVTGKGDPYLQIANLHIEQAQWQQAQRALSRALDKKLKEPGKAWLLLGIAYTEQKEFGDGMDAFRKAQAFSASERQAKNWLKYAEDLKRQHNWVMRNQQQSTHSAS from the coding sequence ATGAAGGTTCAAACTTACCTCCATCAGGCTGTCATCTATGCCACGCGCCGATTCGCAATACCCGCGATAACAGCAGGCATATTGATGACAACACCTGTGCTGGCTGCCCCCGATTCAGTCAGCCCAGGTACTTATGAAGAGTTGACCACAATCCAAGAGCAAATTGGCAATAATCAAATCGATGAAGCCAACTCGGCATTATTGGCCTTGCATTCCGAAGTTGAAGTCGGCTCTCTGGATGAAGCTCTCGTGTTGCAAATGCTCGGGTATACCGAAATGTCTCGCGACAATTACGCCAAAGCAGTGGACTACCTTAGGCGCGCTTTAGAGCTTAATCGCTTGCCCGAAAAGGTGAAGTACAACGTCGGCTACATGGTGGCGCAGCTCTACGCCGCCCAAGAAAAGTTTGATGATGCCTTAGGCTTTGCCAGTGAGTGGTTTAAAACGTTAGAAAAACCAACGCCGGATCAGTACGTTTTTATGGCGAATATCTTTGCCCAAACAGGCAACTATAAAGGCGCTATTCCTTATGTAAACCAAGCAATCTCAAGCGTGTCTGAGCCTAAAGAAAGTTGGTATCAATTGCTGATAGCGAGCAATTTTGAGCTCAAACAATACACGCAAGCAGCCGATGCACTGCGCGGCGCAATCCAACATTGGCCCAACAAGCCGTCTTACTGGGAACAGCTAGCCAGTGTTTATGTAGTACTGGACAATGAAAAGCGCGCATTGGCCACGCTTAGATTGGCTTGGAAACAAGGCGTTCTGGAAAAAGAAAACTCAGTTAAATCAATGGTACAGCTGGCGATTTCTCGCGGTATCCCCGAACACGGAGCTCGCCTACTAGAAAACGCTATGGCCAAAGAAGTGCTGCCCAGCAACGCCAAGTATTTAGACTTGTTAGCCAATGCATGGGTTGCCGCTAAAGAACAACAACAAGCCATTCAAGCATTTGAACAACTTGCTCAAGTCACAGGAAAAGGTGACCCCTATCTACAAATTGCCAACCTACATATTGAACAAGCTCAGTGGCAACAAGCGCAACGAGCATTGAGTCGCGCGCTCGATAAAAAATTGAAGGAGCCGGGCAAAGCTTGGTTGTTACTAGGGATCGCCTATACCGAACAAAAAGAATTTGGTGATGGCATGGACGCGTTCCGCAAAGCTCAAGCCTTTAGTGCCTCTGAACGACAGGCCAAGAACTGGCTGAAATATGCAGAAGACTTAAAGCGCCAACACAATTGGGTGATGCGCAATCAACAACAATCTACTCACTCGGCTTCCTAG
- a CDS encoding MotA/TolQ/ExbB proton channel family protein translates to MDINSYLLDFLNTGGNVLWAILLVTIWLWFLIFERYWFFFREYKTQQQSNVKQWQQCADKSSWIATQYRRQLLSELDCMMARNLKLITGLIALLPMLGLLGTVTGMIQVFEVMAYLGSGNPRAMANGVSAATIPTMAGMVISLLAIPFATELDRRYRREKRETASAMPTYS, encoded by the coding sequence ATGGATATTAATTCGTACTTACTCGACTTTCTGAATACCGGCGGCAACGTGCTGTGGGCCATTCTATTGGTCACCATCTGGCTGTGGTTTCTTATTTTCGAGCGCTATTGGTTTTTCTTTCGAGAATATAAAACCCAACAACAATCGAACGTAAAGCAGTGGCAGCAATGTGCAGATAAGTCATCTTGGATTGCAACGCAATACCGCAGGCAACTGCTGTCGGAGTTGGACTGCATGATGGCAAGGAATCTGAAGTTGATTACTGGGCTGATTGCACTGCTACCCATGCTTGGCTTGCTGGGTACCGTAACCGGCATGATTCAAGTGTTTGAAGTCATGGCTTATTTGGGATCTGGAAATCCAAGAGCGATGGCCAATGGGGTGAGTGCAGCCACCATTCCAACCATGGCCGGAATGGTCATTTCATTACTCGCAATTCCATTTGCCACCGAACTCGACCGCCGTTACCGCCGCGAAAAACGCGAAACAGCATCAGCGATGCCAACTTACAGTTAA
- a CDS encoding purine nucleoside permease, with protein sequence MQNSFTAQLRFVFGATVLALMFGCSSTSQPHTAPIEVKFVVVTMFEIGEDTGDKAGEFQLWKERQKLDTRFEFKHSHHDLYMNQETGVLAMVTGIGTAHSAGAAMALGLDPRFDLSKAYWLVAGIAGIDPEDASIGSAAWAEYLVDGDLAHEIDAREIPSDWNTGYFARHTSKPNDPKKPTPKGEVFQLNAELTEWAFQLTKDIELPDFEGLEETRALYTNHPNAQKKPFVLKGDQLAAMTFWHGDLLNDWANDWVHYWSDGNGEFVTSAMEDTGTFMSLSFLHNIGKVDKNRVMVLRTGSNYTVPPPGVSAVDNLLAENDGYAGLDASLESAYIVGTKVMDTILADWSHYADQIPKVKP encoded by the coding sequence ATGCAGAACTCGTTCACAGCGCAGCTGCGCTTTGTATTTGGCGCGACCGTATTGGCGCTAATGTTTGGGTGTTCATCTACATCGCAACCCCACACAGCCCCCATTGAAGTTAAATTTGTGGTGGTCACCATGTTTGAGATTGGAGAAGACACAGGTGATAAAGCAGGCGAATTTCAATTGTGGAAAGAACGCCAGAAGCTCGATACTCGATTCGAGTTCAAGCATTCTCATCATGATCTGTACATGAATCAAGAGACTGGAGTGCTGGCAATGGTGACAGGTATTGGCACTGCTCATTCAGCCGGAGCTGCAATGGCGTTAGGCCTCGATCCTCGGTTTGATTTGTCCAAAGCGTACTGGCTCGTTGCTGGCATTGCAGGCATAGACCCCGAAGATGCTTCGATCGGATCGGCAGCATGGGCCGAATACTTGGTCGATGGTGATTTAGCCCATGAGATTGATGCCCGAGAAATACCAAGTGATTGGAATACGGGTTACTTTGCGCGCCACACAAGCAAACCCAACGATCCTAAGAAACCAACGCCCAAAGGTGAAGTGTTCCAGTTGAACGCCGAATTAACCGAATGGGCATTTCAACTGACCAAAGACATAGAGTTGCCTGACTTCGAAGGGCTAGAAGAAACACGCGCACTTTATACAAACCACCCTAACGCCCAAAAGAAACCATTCGTTTTAAAAGGCGACCAACTGGCTGCGATGACATTTTGGCATGGCGATTTACTCAATGACTGGGCCAATGATTGGGTACATTACTGGAGCGATGGCAATGGCGAATTTGTCACCTCAGCAATGGAAGATACCGGCACATTTATGTCGTTGAGTTTTCTGCACAACATCGGCAAAGTCGACAAAAATCGAGTGATGGTATTACGGACCGGAAGCAACTATACGGTGCCGCCACCGGGCGTGAGTGCCGTTGACAATTTGTTAGCTGAAAATGATGGCTACGCTGGGCTTGATGCTTCGTTGGAGTCGGCATACATCGTCGGTACAAAAGTCATGGATACAATTCTGGCAGACTGGTCTCACTATGCAGACCAAATCCCCAAGGTAAAGCCATGA
- a CDS encoding amidase gives MITPYAETDLSVFSWRHSAPTPISEGPISGLRLGVKDLFHIHGIPTGAGNPDWLKSHAIPNNTSPAVQELLDAGALLVGKTQTDELAYSLNGCNCHYGTPANTAASGRLPGGSSSGSAVATALNLVDIGLGTDTGGSIRVPASYNGLFGIRTSHGIVSTQHMVPLAPRFDTVGWMCRSAEHLFQAGKVLLPNTIRYAERPIRVAVIEAMMHGKSLWTESCQTWLNQQPQLTAFHHVLLEQDWLEGASDCFRTLQGRDIWQTHGEWINQHNPTFGPDIQQRLDWAANINDGQHNKAESTLKDYQSVIASWFHHTDVLLLPTTPGAAPKLDASSTTLENYRKKLMGLTAIAGLAGLPQVHLPVLMQDGAPAGLSIVGRAGSDLALLELVHRLFPSSPLKNNNQGDAHA, from the coding sequence ATGATTACTCCTTACGCCGAAACCGATCTCAGTGTATTTAGTTGGCGCCACAGTGCGCCAACACCGATCTCCGAAGGCCCAATTTCAGGTCTCAGGTTAGGCGTTAAAGATCTCTTTCATATTCATGGAATTCCAACGGGAGCGGGTAACCCAGATTGGCTTAAAAGCCATGCGATTCCTAATAACACATCCCCTGCGGTGCAAGAGTTACTCGACGCAGGAGCACTGCTCGTGGGTAAAACTCAAACCGATGAGTTGGCGTACAGCCTTAACGGTTGCAACTGTCATTATGGAACACCTGCCAATACCGCCGCATCAGGCCGTTTGCCCGGCGGTTCTAGTTCAGGTTCAGCGGTAGCCACTGCACTCAATCTCGTGGATATCGGTTTAGGCACCGACACGGGAGGGTCTATTCGCGTACCCGCCAGCTACAACGGCTTGTTTGGCATTCGCACTAGCCACGGCATCGTTTCAACACAGCACATGGTGCCACTGGCCCCCCGCTTCGATACCGTAGGCTGGATGTGCCGCAGTGCTGAGCACCTCTTTCAAGCAGGCAAGGTGCTGCTGCCCAACACGATTCGTTATGCCGAGCGACCCATTCGAGTCGCAGTGATAGAAGCAATGATGCATGGCAAGTCACTCTGGACTGAATCTTGTCAGACTTGGCTCAACCAACAACCACAACTCACTGCATTTCACCATGTGCTGTTAGAGCAAGACTGGTTAGAAGGCGCAAGTGACTGCTTTCGAACATTGCAAGGCCGAGATATTTGGCAAACCCATGGCGAATGGATCAACCAACATAACCCAACGTTTGGCCCCGACATTCAACAACGCTTAGATTGGGCTGCTAACATCAATGATGGGCAACACAATAAAGCTGAATCAACACTCAAGGATTATCAATCGGTCATTGCATCATGGTTTCATCATACCGATGTGCTCCTTCTGCCAACCACCCCAGGAGCCGCACCTAAACTCGATGCATCCAGCACAACGCTAGAGAACTACCGCAAGAAGTTAATGGGGTTAACAGCGATTGCCGGATTGGCTGGCTTACCTCAAGTTCATCTACCCGTATTGATGCAGGACGGCGCTCCTGCAGGTTTGTCTATTGTGGGACGGGCGGGTTCAGATCTGGCATTACTCGAACTCGTTCACCGCCTATTTCCATCCTCTCCATTAAAAAATAATAATCAAGGAGATGCGCATGCATAA
- a CDS encoding energy transducer TonB: MVIKYLSSLVAAIIFGVAVFIGMQLLIANDGLFKKPDRNNTYLNFVRVDAAKDDVNTKDRRLPDPPPPPETPPDAPDMSQQFANVNANLNMNMPKIGVPMNKGSGPFLGTLQAGNGMAGFDTDVIPVVRVPPSYPRGAKAAKLEGYVTMAVTIRPDGSVADVEVLEENPPRLFTKSAISAMKRWKFRPKIVNGKPTSQRARQTIEFKLGK, translated from the coding sequence ATGGTCATCAAGTATCTTAGCAGCCTTGTCGCGGCCATCATTTTTGGTGTGGCTGTGTTTATTGGCATGCAGCTACTGATCGCCAACGATGGTCTTTTTAAAAAGCCGGATCGCAACAATACCTACCTGAATTTTGTTCGGGTAGACGCGGCCAAAGATGATGTAAATACCAAAGACCGACGATTGCCCGATCCACCGCCGCCGCCTGAAACACCGCCCGATGCGCCAGATATGAGTCAGCAGTTTGCCAATGTGAATGCCAACTTGAATATGAACATGCCCAAAATTGGGGTGCCAATGAACAAAGGCTCTGGCCCGTTTCTTGGCACGTTGCAAGCAGGAAATGGAATGGCAGGTTTCGATACCGACGTAATTCCTGTGGTACGCGTGCCGCCTTCTTATCCGCGAGGAGCGAAAGCCGCCAAGTTAGAAGGTTACGTCACAATGGCCGTGACAATTCGCCCAGATGGCTCTGTCGCAGACGTAGAAGTGCTGGAGGAAAATCCTCCACGACTCTTTACCAAATCAGCGATTAGCGCCATGAAACGATGGAAGTTTCGACCCAAAATTGTGAACGGCAAGCCCACCTCACAACGCGCTCGGCAGACCATTGAATTTAAGCTGGGTAAATAA